A stretch of Desulfitobacterium dichloroeliminans LMG P-21439 DNA encodes these proteins:
- a CDS encoding ABC transporter ATP-binding protein — protein MAIQIKGLGKHFPQDGKQTDVLVDINLTVNDGDFVSLLGPSGCGKSTLLNIIAGLEKSSKGEVLVDHQLVTGPKSDRVMVFQEAALFPWLSVMDNVMFGLKMKGVPARQAQELAQETLKMVHLSRFTKAYPHELSGGMRQRVAIARALVMDPKYLLMDEPFGALDEQTKLLLHSELQDIWQKTKKTIIFVTHSIHEAVQLSNRVMLMGTRPGRIIKEFLIPYSQPRSKSDPNLTYIEGQIFDDLKEEIEKVMQEEVDHDYHVTSNRLPWSADRDLGSNI, from the coding sequence GTGGCCATACAGATCAAAGGGTTAGGTAAGCATTTTCCCCAAGATGGAAAACAAACTGATGTCTTGGTCGATATCAATCTTACTGTAAATGATGGGGATTTTGTCTCTTTGCTGGGGCCCTCAGGATGTGGGAAATCGACCTTGCTCAACATCATTGCTGGGTTGGAGAAGTCGTCAAAGGGCGAGGTGCTCGTCGATCATCAGCTCGTGACAGGCCCGAAGAGTGATCGAGTGATGGTTTTCCAAGAAGCAGCTCTCTTTCCTTGGTTGTCGGTAATGGACAACGTTATGTTTGGATTAAAGATGAAGGGTGTGCCAGCGCGGCAAGCACAGGAATTGGCTCAGGAAACCTTAAAGATGGTGCATTTAAGCCGATTTACTAAGGCGTATCCACATGAATTGTCCGGGGGGATGCGTCAACGGGTAGCGATTGCTCGGGCATTGGTCATGGATCCTAAATACTTACTTATGGATGAGCCCTTTGGAGCTTTGGATGAGCAAACAAAGCTTCTTCTCCACAGTGAATTGCAAGATATATGGCAGAAGACCAAAAAGACAATTATCTTTGTAACCCACAGTATCCATGAGGCAGTCCAGCTTTCCAATCGCGTAATGTTAATGGGTACGAGACCGGGACGGATCATTAAGGAATTCCTTATCCCGTATTCCCAGCCGAGAAGTAAAAGTGATCCGAATTTGACTTATATCGAAGGGCAGATCTTCGACGATTTGAAAGAAGAGATCGAAAAAGTGATGCAGGAGGAGGTGGATCATGACTACCATGTTACGTCGAATCGTCTTCCTTGGAGCGCTGATCGGGATCTGGGAAGTAATATTTAG
- a CDS encoding ABC transporter permease, whose product MTTMLRRIVFLGALIGIWEVIFRFQIWPPFMFPSPLNVAQTLIHGFQDGSFIIALKASFQRLLMGYSLAVFIGIFLGVSIAKSKIMNETVGMLVIGLQSVPSIVWLPLALLWFGMSETAITFIVTLGGTWTMTTNTATGIRNVQPVLTRAARTMGASGWHLFLKVTLPASVPHLITGMRLSWAFAWRALMAGELIGSGSGLGQMLNFGRDVGNMSLVLSIMVIIAVIGMILDNLVFQRIEKNVLTRWGLAKV is encoded by the coding sequence ATGACTACCATGTTACGTCGAATCGTCTTCCTTGGAGCGCTGATCGGGATCTGGGAAGTAATATTTAGATTCCAGATTTGGCCGCCCTTCATGTTTCCTTCCCCTTTAAACGTTGCCCAAACCCTCATTCATGGGTTCCAAGATGGTAGTTTCATCATCGCTTTGAAGGCTAGTTTCCAGCGGCTATTGATGGGCTATAGCTTAGCTGTTTTCATTGGTATATTTCTCGGAGTCAGTATTGCCAAGTCGAAAATCATGAATGAGACGGTAGGGATGTTGGTAATAGGCTTGCAAAGTGTGCCGAGCATTGTCTGGTTACCACTGGCTTTACTCTGGTTCGGGATGTCTGAAACAGCCATAACGTTCATTGTTACTCTGGGAGGGACCTGGACGATGACCACGAATACGGCTACTGGTATTCGCAATGTACAACCGGTTTTGACGCGTGCAGCAAGGACCATGGGTGCCTCGGGTTGGCATCTTTTCCTTAAAGTGACCTTACCGGCTTCGGTGCCCCACCTGATTACGGGGATGCGTCTTTCTTGGGCGTTCGCCTGGCGGGCACTAATGGCGGGAGAATTGATCGGGAGTGGGAGCGGCTTGGGTCAAATGCTCAATTTTGGACGTGATGTCGGGAACATGAGCTTAGTCCTCTCGATTATGGTTATTATTGCTGTGATCGGTATGATCTTAGATAATCTCGTGTTTCAAAGGATTGAAAAGAACGTCTTAACTCGTTGGGGGTTAGCAAAGGTATAA
- a CDS encoding rhodanese-like domain-containing protein encodes MKKILGIALVWLLTFGLTACGFSNNSGNPSANNPSKVEESIPSYKNIKPEEAKKLLESDNEIVLVDVRTLSEYADKHIPASTLIPLGQIEKEAPSKISNKDTQIIVYCRSGSRSVAAAKILVNMGYTNVHNLGGINSWPYDTESGK; translated from the coding sequence ATGAAAAAAATATTAGGAATTGCACTTGTATGGTTATTGACTTTTGGACTCACCGCCTGTGGTTTTTCAAATAACAGCGGGAATCCCTCGGCCAATAACCCATCAAAGGTAGAGGAATCTATCCCAAGTTATAAAAATATTAAACCTGAAGAAGCTAAAAAACTTCTCGAAAGCGACAACGAAATCGTTTTAGTTGACGTTAGAACACTCTCGGAATATGCAGACAAGCATATTCCCGCCAGTACACTCATCCCTCTAGGTCAAATTGAAAAGGAAGCGCCTAGTAAGATTTCCAATAAGGATACCCAAATCATTGTCTATTGTAGAAGCGGCAGTAGAAGTGTTGCAGCAGCAAAGATTTTGGTAAATATGGGATATACGAATGTTCATAATCTTGGGGGGATAAATTCTTGGCCCTATGATACGGAAAGTGGTAAGTAA